TTCTTACCCGACTTCTCATGAAATCTGATTGGTCAAGAGATGATCTCGAATCACTATGTTCAGAGTATCATGTGTTGCCGGATGGCGCAATCGAGACCATCAACACAGCTGCCATCGAGAAACATGGGGATTTGTTGTTTGACTTGAGTGACTCGCTTCAACTCAACCAGGATATTGCAAAGGAGGTACATGCATGAGCGACCCGGTACGCGTTAGGCCCAAAGATCGGGACGCAATTCTCCAGTCCATTCGAGCAGGTGTCGTTCCTCGGACCGGCCTCCATCACATACAGGTCGGACGTGCGCAAGAAATCCAATCACTGATGAAAGACCTTGAATCAGTCAGTGACGGTGGCTCTTCTATTCGCTTTGTCATCGGAGACTATGGCGCCGGTAAAACCTTTTTTCTTCACCTTATTCGCACAGTTGCGTTTGAAAAGGGTTTCGTTACCGCACATGCCGACCTCACTCCGGACCGTCGTATCCATGCAACGGGAGGACAATCCCGGAATCTCTACGCTGAGCTGATGCGCAATCTTGCAACTCGTACGAAACCCGAAGGTGGCGCTCTTGCAGCCGTGGTAGAGAGATTCGTGACATCTGCACTTACTGAAGCGAGAGAACAATCAAAGCCAGTGGAGTCGGTGATACAAGATCGCCTGCAACAACTCTCTGAAATGGTCGGCGGATACGACTTCGCTCAGGTGATCTCACTTTATTGGAAAGGCCACGATTCGGGAAATGACCAACTGAAATCGGACGCCGTCCGGTGGCTTCGAGCAGAGTTCTCCACGAAAACGGACGCACGCAATGCTCTTGGTGTTCGCACGATCATCGATGACGCGAACATCTATGATCAGCTCAAGCTCATGGCTCGTTTTGTTCGCCTTTCCGGGTACGCAGGCTTTCTGGTCGGCCTCGACGAACTCGTAAACCTCTATAAAATGGCAAACACGCAGGCCCGCAATGCAAACTATGAGCAGATTCTCAGAATCCTCAACGACTGCCTGCAAGGTGTCGCAGTCGGACTCGGTATTGTTCTCTGTGGTACCCCCGATTTTCTGATGGATACGCGTAGAGGTCTCTTCAGTTATCAGGCACTCCAATCTCGTCTCGCCGAGAACACATTTGCTAATGCCGCAGGTGTTCAGGATTTTACCGGGCCTGTTATTCGTCTCGCAAGCTTGACGCAGGAGGATTTGTATGTCTTGCTGATGAAGCTCCGGCTTGTCTATGCAACAAGTGACCCCGCGAAATTCCTTGTTCCCGACGAAGCGCTCAAGGCCTTCATGGACCATTGTTCAAAGAAGATCGGTGACGCGTACTTTCGCACACCACGCAACACAATACGGGCATTCATTGATCTGCTCGCAGTCCTCGAACAGAACGGGCAGCTCTCATGGCAGAACCTGATCGAAAGCGTGAATGTCGATGCTGACACCGGAGCGGAGCAGTTGAGCGGGCTTGACGACGAAATCCCTGATGTTCTCCCGACTTTGGGTAGCGTACCGAAAGAATCCGGCAATGACGAGCTCAGCAAATTCCAACTCTGACAACATAGACCAGGCTACGGAGTCCAAGGCTTTTCTGTTGTTGCATGAAAAGGTGCAGCGATGGATCTGGCAGCAGGGGTGGGATGAATTGCGCGATGCCCAAGAGGAAGCTATTGAGCCCATCCTCGGCGGCCAAACCGATGTCATCATTTCCGCAGCAACGGCATCCGGCAAAACCGAGGCAGCGTTTCTCCCCATCTGTTCTTCTCTAATTGATTCTACTGACGAGAGTGTTCAGGCCATCTACATCAGTCCGCTAAAGGCCCTGATTAACGACCAACACGATCGACTGTCCGGATTTTGTGAACACCTTGAGATACCTGTCTCTGCATGGCATGGCGACATTGCACAATCGCGCAAGGAGAAAGTGATCAACAATCCATCCGGCATTCTCCTGATCACACCTGAATCCCTTGAAGCACTCTTTGTCAACAGGGGACCGACCATCCAGACTGTCTTCAAAGGACTCAAGTATGTCGTCGTGGATGAGCTTCATTCTTTCATCGGCATGGAGCGTGGCAGGCAGCTACAGTCCCTGCTTGCCCGGCTCGATCTGTGCACAAAGCGGCACATACCCCGAATTGCATTGAGTGCAACTCTCGGCGATATGAAACTCGCGGCAGACTTTCTCCGTTCGCCGGGTGATTTCCCGTGCAAACTCATCAGTTCGACGCGCAACCGGCAGGAGGTTCAACTCCAGGTGAGGGGTTACCGCGTCGAGCGGCCAGTCATTCCTGTCGTTCATGATGACGAGCTCACCGGGCACGAAGAGGACATACCTGAAGATGGCAGCACAATTGAAATTGCACACCACTTGTTTCGCACGCTGCGAGGACAAACAAACCTTGCGTTTGCTAACCGCCGTGCAGATGTCGAGGTCTACGCCGATCTCTTGCGCCGACTGTGCGAGGATTCAGCAGTCCCAAATGAGTTCTGGCCACATCATGGGAGTCTCTCGAAGGATCTACGCGAGGACGTAGAGCGCATGCTCAAAGAGCGAACACAACCAACAACCGCCGTATGCACAACGACATTGGAAATGGGAATCGATATCGGCTCTGTCAGCAGCATTGCCCAAATCGGTCCGCCACCAACCGTCGCCAGCTTGCGTCAACGTCTGGGACGATCCGGGCGTCGCGGACAACCGGCAATCATGCGGGTCTATATTCAAGAGGATGCGATTGACCAGCACACTCCACTGGAGGATCTACTGCGTACCAATCTTGTGCAGTCGATTGCAATGGTGAATCTTCTGATTCGCGGATGGTGCGAGCCTCCGATTACA
The genomic region above belongs to Bacteroidota bacterium and contains:
- a CDS encoding DEAD/DEAH box helicase encodes the protein MTSSANSNSDNIDQATESKAFLLLHEKVQRWIWQQGWDELRDAQEEAIEPILGGQTDVIISAATASGKTEAAFLPICSSLIDSTDESVQAIYISPLKALINDQHDRLSGFCEHLEIPVSAWHGDIAQSRKEKVINNPSGILLITPESLEALFVNRGPTIQTVFKGLKYVVVDELHSFIGMERGRQLQSLLARLDLCTKRHIPRIALSATLGDMKLAADFLRSPGDFPCKLISSTRNRQEVQLQVRGYRVERPVIPVVHDDELTGHEEDIPEDGSTIEIAHHLFRTLRGQTNLAFANRRADVEVYADLLRRLCEDSAVPNEFWPHHGSLSKDLREDVERMLKERTQPTTAVCTTTLEMGIDIGSVSSIAQIGPPPTVASLRQRLGRSGRRGQPAIMRVYIQEDAIDQHTPLEDLLRTNLVQSIAMVNLLIRGWCEPPITGRLHLSTLVQQVLSLIAQYGGINASNAWRVLCERGPFKDINRQMFAEFLRSLGKNDLITQASDGTLILGMAGERMVNHYSFYAAFSTAEEYTIVHGSKRLGSLPVNYPLFDGAYLIFAGKRWKVISVDEERRLVEVKPSRGGRPPKFSGSIGLMHDAVVQEMKAVYLGAGMPIFLNTTGRELLREGRDSFRRFELDKRWLLPLGNDILIFLWKGSLVMNTVAALLLSGGFKVSQEGVALHVSDASEDDIRAFLESKVAVEPPSPVELAGYVANKITEKHDRFLSEELLKAEYGARYFDVISTYQVVRTLVNGENK
- a CDS encoding ATP-binding protein codes for the protein MSDPVRVRPKDRDAILQSIRAGVVPRTGLHHIQVGRAQEIQSLMKDLESVSDGGSSIRFVIGDYGAGKTFFLHLIRTVAFEKGFVTAHADLTPDRRIHATGGQSRNLYAELMRNLATRTKPEGGALAAVVERFVTSALTEAREQSKPVESVIQDRLQQLSEMVGGYDFAQVISLYWKGHDSGNDQLKSDAVRWLRAEFSTKTDARNALGVRTIIDDANIYDQLKLMARFVRLSGYAGFLVGLDELVNLYKMANTQARNANYEQILRILNDCLQGVAVGLGIVLCGTPDFLMDTRRGLFSYQALQSRLAENTFANAAGVQDFTGPVIRLASLTQEDLYVLLMKLRLVYATSDPAKFLVPDEALKAFMDHCSKKIGDAYFRTPRNTIRAFIDLLAVLEQNGQLSWQNLIESVNVDADTGAEQLSGLDDEIPDVLPTLGSVPKESGNDELSKFQL